The genomic interval TCGCAGTTTTGAAGTGTTTTAAAAATGAAACAAAAAGGTATGTTTTTTTTTAAAATTTCAGCCGTTTAAGTTGTTTCTTATAAAACGGCTTTTATCATCATTTTAATATTCCTTTTTATTAATGAAGTTCCACCTCTTACAATCACACACATCCCCCAATCTCACCTCTTTCCACCCGTTCATCCTGTTCCTTTTTATATTTTTCTTTTTTTCAAAAAAATAAATTAAAAAGAAAAAAAGCCCATAAATTCGAGAGTTATTCAAATTTATTTTTTATTTTATTTTTATTTTATTTCTTATTTGCCAAAAAATATACCATATTTTTATTTGCACCCTCTCTTTCTAATTCACCCTCTTCATACATTTTATAAACTACTCTTCTTAAATATTTAATATCCAAACCATCCATTCTTTGATGTATTTCTGAAATCTTACTTTTCGGATGAGCTTTCAAATCTTCTTTAATCAAAGCTCTTAGTGTGTGTTCTTCCATAGTTTTTAGGCTTGGTTTTAAGTTATGCTCCATTGATGATATTACTTTTGGATTAAGCATATACATAAGTCCTTTGGTTCTACCCTCTGTTAAAACAATATTTTTATTTGTCAGCCCACTAACCCAATTTCTAAGTCTTTCATCATCTTGTAATTGTAATATTCTTGCAAGGTCAAAACCCGATATCTTTTTCTCTCTTATAATAACACCTAATGCGATAATCTCTTTTTGGGTAAGTTGATAATGGTTTGCCAAAAAATCTAAAATCTGTAAAACATCTTCATCTACAATATTTGAATAGATTGTTACTTTCATATAGTTTATATCGCTTTCAATATCAGGAAATCTTTTACCATCAAGGCTTAATTTTTCATATATAAGGTCATATCCACTGCCTTCACTTTCCATTAGATTGAGTGCTTTGAAAGTATCTATGAGTTTTGGATTTCTTCTATGAACTTGATGCAAAATATTATCTTTAGTAACTCCAAGAGGCAAACCACCAGGATTTTTGATTTCCAGTCTATCTTTATATACAGATATAAAAATATCACCAGATATAGTGTATGACTTATGAGCAAAAGCATTGATTAAAAGTTCTCTAATTACTGCTTTATTATAGTGACGAACTTGTTTTCTAAAAAGTCCATTTGGTATTTCAAAACTATAATTTAGCTCTATTGCTTCTTTTTCTATTTCAAGCAGTAACTCTTTTGGGTTATATTGATTAAGATTCCATTCAATTTTACGAATTTTTTCTTCATATTCATTATAAACAATATATTGAATAGTAAGCGGATAATTTAATTTGCCTCTTTGTTTATAATCACCTAACCATAAAATACC from Hydrogenimonas thermophila carries:
- a CDS encoding ATP-binding protein is translated as MDKLLESETNKIEYKSLKKVFGNNSNLKDLAKTCVCMANAQGGYLIIGIEDKDKLPPSTQTIDQEELNKIIKTLRSFTDSVGLVNPEIKKHDNGGEYAIIQIYPSLKTIATTSDGRVYIRIGDECVPVKGEELTRLAHEKGAFQWELVTTRYTINDVPQENIIKFTDDIRNSDRVSDFIKDKENYEILEHFHLIDNGKLTNLGILWLGDYKQRGKLNYPLTIQYIVYNEYEEKIRKIEWNLNQYNPKELLLEIEKEAIELNYSFEIPNGLFRKQVRHYNKAVIRELLINAFAHKSYTISGDIFISVYKDRLEIKNPGGLPLGVTKDNILHQVHRRNPKLIDTFKALNLMESEGSGYDLIYEKLSLDGKRFPDIESDINYMKVTIYSNIVDEDVLQILDFLANHYQLTQKEIIALGVIIREKKISGFDLARILQLQDDERLRNWVSGLTNKNIVLTEGRTKGLMYMLNPKVISSMEHNLKPSLKTMEEHTLRALIKEDLKAHPKSKISEIHQRMDGLDIKYLRRVVYKMYEEGELEREGANKNMVYFLANKK